AGGTAGTCAACGATCTTTCTGCTGATGCGGTTATCCAATCAGTCGCCATTGCTGCTGGTCTAGGAAATGATTCCTCCTACACCTGGATGAAGCTGCCCGTGGTGGAAGAGATGGAACGTGTTATGGAATCCACCACCATGCCCACCCTCTTGTTGGGCGGCGATGGCGGAAATGATCCAGATGCCACTTTCGCTTCTTGGGAGCACGCACTGACCTTGCCGGGTGTTCGTGGCCTAACTGTTGGCCGCACCTTGCTTTACCCGCACGACGGTGATGTTGCTGCTGCTGTTGATACTGCAGCGCGACTTGTTCACACAGATATTCAACAATTCACTTCGCAGAGCATTTAAGGAATTTTTCACACATGTCTGAACCACAAATCATCTCGCACTGGATCGACGGCGCAATCTCCCCATCTTCTTCCGGTAAGACTGCTCCGGTGTACAACCCAGCAACAGGCCAGGTCACCGCCAATGTTGCGCTGGCAAGCCAGGAAGAAATTGATGCCACCATCGCTTCTGCCACCAAGGCTGCCAAGGCGTGGGCGAATCTTTCAATCGCTAAGCGTCAGGCTGTTATCTTCAATTTCCGTGAGCTGCTCAATGCTCGCAAGGGTGAGCTGGCAGAAATCATCACTTCCGAGCACGGCAAGGTGCTATCTGATGCGATGGGTGAAATCCTGCGCGGTCAGGAAGTAGTGGAGCTGGCAACCGGTTTCCCACACCTGCTTAAAGGCGCGTTCAATGAGAACGTCTCCACCGGAATTGATGTGTATTCCTTGAAGCAGCCACTGGGCGTTGTCGGCATCATCAGCCCGTTCAATTTCCCTGCGATGGTGCCGATGTGGTTTTTCCCAATCGCAATCGCTGCAGGTAACGCAGTTATTTTGAAGCCTTCTGAGAAGGATCCTTCTGCAGCGTTGTGGATGGCTCAGATTTGGAAGGAAGCTGGACTTCCAGATGGTGTATTCAACGTGCTCCAGGGCGACAAGCTCGCTGTTGATGGTTTGCTAAATAGCCCAGATGTCTCCGCGATTTCTTTCGTGGGCTCCACCCCGATTGCACAGTACATCTACGAGACCGCAGCGAAGAACGGCAAGCGCGTCCAGGCTTTGGGCGGTGCGAAGAACCACATGCTGGTGCTGCCAGATGCTGACCTGGATCTGGTTGCTGATCAGGCAATCAACGCAGGTTACGGCGCTGCTGGTGAGCGTTGCATGGCGGTTTCTGTTGTGCTGGCCATTGATTCTGTGGCTGATGAGCTGATCGAGAAGGTCAAGGAGCGCATCGATACCCTGCGCATCGGCAACGGTGCCGGCGACGAGCAGGGCGAGCCACACATGGGCCCACTGATCACCGACGTCCACCGCGACAAGGTCGCTTCCTATGTCGACATCGCAGAGGCCGACGGTGCAAAAATCATCGTAGACGGGCGCAACTGCTCCGTAGACGGGCACGAGGAAGGCTTCTTCTTCGGCCCTACGCTTATCGACGACATCCCCCTCACCTCCCGTGCCTACACCGAAGAAATCTTCGGCCCGGTCCTCTCTGTCGTTCGTGTCTCCTCCTTCGATGAGGCAATTGAACTGATCAACTCCGGTGAGTTTGGCAACGGAACCGCAATCTTTACCAACGATGGTGGTGCGGCACGCCGCTTCCAGAACGAAATCGAAGTCGGCATGATCGGCATCAACGTGCCCATCCCAGTACCGGTTGCGTACCACTCTTTCGGTGGTTGGAAAAACTCCCTCTTCGGCGACGCCAAGGCATACGGCACCCACGGATTCGATTTCTTCACCAGGGAAAAGGCTGTTACAAGCCGTTGGCTCGACCCAGCAACCCACGGTGGCATTAACCTCGGTTTCCCACAGAACAACTAAAAGGAGCACAGGATTATGCGTTGGTTCCATAAGAAGGGCGAACTGGCCAGAGATGGTTGGCAAAGCGTTGTAGATGCAACCACCCCAGGGTGGGAGTACACCGGCATCCGCATCGCAGAGCTAGAAGATGGTCAAACACTTGAGCTGAATGAAACAGGTGTAGAACGCATCTTCATCCCACTTCAGGGAAGTTTTGATATCACTCATCAGACCTATGTGACTCATCTTCACGGTAGAAAGTCAGTCTTTGATGGACCAACCGATGTGCTCTACCTTCCCACTGGATCGACAGCGTCGATCAGCGGGCAGGGACGAGTCGCAGTGGCGGAAGCTCCAACAAAAGAACCCAAGGAGTGGAAGTACATCGCTCCGGCAGAAACTCCTGTGGAGTTGCGTGGAGCTGGCCGCTCAAGCCGACAAGTCCACAACTTTGGCACCCCAGAAGCACTCGATGCTGCACGGCTTATTGTGTGTGAAGTAATCACCCCAGGTGAAAACTGGAGCTCTTATCCACCTCACAAGCATGATGAGCACATTCCAGGACATGAGTCCAAGCTGGAAGAGATCTACTACTTCGAAAGCGCACCATCTCGAGTTGGTGGCAGAGAAGATGCAGCAGACGGTGCGTTTGGAATGTTTTCTACCTACTCCTCACCAGCGGGGGAGATCGATATCAACGCCATGGTGTACAGCGGCGATATCGCGTTAGTTCCTTATGGCTATCACGGCCCTGCTGTGGCAGCACCTGGCTATGACTTGTACTACCTCAACGTCATGGCAGGACCTGATCCAGAACGAATCTGGCTGATTAATGATGACCCAGCACACGCCTGGGTTCGAGACACATGGACTGGGCAAGCTTTTGATGATCGCTTGCCATATGAACGCAAGGAGGGATAAAGAATTTATGGCTGCAACAAAGAGAATGACAGTTAGCCAGGCACTGGTTGAATTCCTTGGTCACCAGTGGACTGTCGATGGCGATATCCGCGAGCGCACCATTCCGGGCATGTTCGGAATCTTTGGGCACGGAAACGTTGCTGGCATTGGTCAGGCACTCAAGCAATACAACGTTGAAGAGCCCGATCTCATGCCGTACTACCAGGCTCGTAATGAGCAGGCAATGGTGCACCAGTCGGTGGGATATGCACGCATGCACCGCCGTCGTGGCACCTACGCATCTGCCGCATCTGTTGGTCCCGGCGCGACCAACCTGATTACCGGTGCGGCACTTGCCACCACCAACCGTTTGCCAGCATTGTTGCTGCCCAGTGATACTTTTGCCACCCGCGTGGCAGATCCCGTGCTGCAGCAGTTGGAGCAGCCATGGGATATTGGGCTGACTGTAAACGATGCTTTCCGCCCTGTATCTAAGTTCTTTGATCGTGTGCAGCGCCCTGAGCAGTTGTTCTCTATTGCGTTGGCTGCGATGCGTGTGCTTACTGATCCAGCGGAAACCGGTGCGGTGACCATTGCACTTCCAGAAGATGTGCAGGCTGAGATGCTGGATGTACCAGTGGAGTTCTTGCAGGATCGGGAGTGGCACATTAGGCGTCCACGCCCAGAGCGTGCTGCGTTGGCTCGTGCTGTTGAGGTGATTAAAAACGCCAAGAACCCGATGATTATTGCTGGTGGCGGAGTGTTGTACTCAGATGCGGAAACTCAGCTGCAGGCGTTGGTGGAGCAGACTGGCATTCCAGTGGGTACCTCTCAAGCTGGTGGTGGCGTGTTGGCGTGGGATCATGCACAAAACTTAGGTGGTGTGGGTGCGACCGGAACGTTGGCTGCTAACCGCATTGCTGGTGATGCTGATGTGATTATCGGTATCGGTACTCGTTACAGCGATTTCACCACTGCGTCTCGTACTGCATTCCAAAACCCTGATGTCACCTTCATCAACATCAATATCGCGTCCTTTGATGCCTATAAGCACGGCACTCAGTTGCCTGTGATTGCAGATGCACGTGAGGCGATTGTGGAGCTTGCTGAAGCTTTGCAGGGGTTCACCGTGGCAGAGGATTACGCGCAGCGCATTGCGAAGGAAAAGGCTGCGTGGGATGCAGAAGTAGATAAGTCTTTTGCGCCCTCCGGTCTTGAGCTGCCTGGGCAGCCGGAGATCATTGGCGCGGTGCAGGCGTCGACAAGCGAAAAAGACGTCATTGTGCAGGCGGCAGGATCCTTGCCTGGTGACCTGCACAAGCTGTGGCGTGTGCGCGATGCGCTGGGCTACCACGTGGAATATGCGTTCTCGTGCATGGGCTATGAAATCGCGGGCGGTATCGGCGCGAAGCGTGGCCTTGATGCGGCAGGCGATGACCGCGACGTGGTGATCATGGTTGGTGATGGCTCCTACCTCATGCTCAACACTGAGCTGGTCACCGCGGTGGCAGAGGGCATCAAGGTGATTGTGGTGCTCATCCAAAACCATGGTTATGCCTCCATCGGGCACCTATCTGAAACTGTTGGATCGCAGCGTTTTGGTACCTGGTACCGCGAATATGACGCTGAGGCGAAAAACTTCCAGGGCGAGCAGATTCTGCCTGTTGACCTGGCGATGAATGCACGCAGCTACGGCATGGATGTCATTGAAGTAGAACCAAGCGCGAACGCGATCGAGGATCTTAAAGCCGCGATGGCAACGGCGAAGGCATCGGAGAAATCCACCTTCATCCACATCAACAGCGATCCGTTGATCTACGCACCAGATGGTGCCGGTTGGTGGGATGTGCCGGTATCTGAGACCTCCACTTTGGACAGCACCAACGAAGCTCGTGAAGATTACCTGAAAAACCAAGCCCGCCAGCGTCCGCTGCTTGGCTAAACCTGAACGTATTTAAGGAGAAACACCATGACCACTTCTGTACCTGCATCAAGCAAAGCCGCAACCGTAGCCGGCGAAAACCCAGGCCTGCGCATCGGCACCGCCCCTGACTCCTGGGGCGTGTGGTTCCCAGAGGACCCAAAGCAGATCCCTTGGGACCGCTTCTTGGATGAGGTTGTCAAAGCCGGCTACACCTGGATTGAGCTTGGCCCCTACGGCTACCTGCCAACCGATGCCAACCAGCTTGAAGATGAACTGGGCAAGCGCGGCCTGAAGCTGTCCGCTGGCACCGTGTTCACCGGATTCCACAAGGGTGAAGAGCAGTGGAAGCGCGCCTGGGATCAGGCTCTTGACGTTGCAGGTCTTGCCTCCAAGCTGGGCGCTGAGCACCTCGTTGTCATCCCTGACCTGTGGCGTTCCGATGCCACTAGCGAAGTACTAGAAGCCCGCACCCTTGATGATGAGAAGTGGGCAAAGCTTGCAGCAGGACATGACCGCCTGGGCAAGGCGCTGCTGGAAGAATTCGGCATGAAGCAGCAATTCCACTCCCACGCTGACAGCCACATCGGCACCACCCGCGAAGTACTGCGCTTCCTGGAAGAAACCGATCCTCGCTACACCAACCTCTGCCTCGACACCGGTCACTTTGCCTACTACGGCGGCGACAACGTCAAGCTGATTGAACAGCACCCAGAGCGCATCGGCTACCTGCACCTCAAGCAGGTCGATCCGACTTTGCTTTTCGACGTACTGAAGAACGACACTCCATTTGCTGAAGCCGTAGCCCAAGGCATCATGATCGAACCACCACACGGTGTCCCAGACTTGGCCCCAATCATCGAAGCCGTATCCAAGATCGACTCCGAGATCTTCGCCATCGTGGAACAAGACATGTACGGCTGCGACATCGATTACCCATTCCCAATCGCTGAGCGCACCCGCAAGCACATCTTCGGCTGCACCCACTTCGCACGCGTCAACTAATCACACTTATCTTCAAGGAGTACAAAAATTATGACCAAGAGCCTTCGCGTTGGAGTTGTCGGTGCAGGAGCCATGGGCGCTGACCACATCGATCGCATCAACAACCGCACCTCTGGTGCTCACATCTCCGCCATCATCGAACCAGACGCAGCCCGTGCCGCCGCAGCTGCAGAAAACGCACCAGGTGCACAGGCTTTCACCCGCATTGAAGATGCCATCGCAGCTGATGCTGTTGACGCAGTGCTCATCGCGGTACCAGGCCAGTTCCACGAGCCAGTACTTATTCCAGCACTGGAAGCAGGCCTTCCCATCCTGTGTGAAAAGCCACTGACCCCAGACTCTGAGTCCTCACTGCGCATCGTCGAGCTGGAGCAGAAGCTGGATAAGCCACACATCCAGGTTGGTTTCATGCGTCGCTTCGACCCTGAGTACAACAACCTGCGCAAACTGGTGGAATCCGGCGAAGCTGGCGAACTGCTCATGCTCCGCGGCCTGCACCGCAACCCAAGTGTTGGTGAGAGCTACACCCAGTCCATGCTGATCACCGACTCCGTAGTCCACGAATTCGATGTCATCCCATGGCTCGCAGGCTCCCGCGTTGTATCCGTCGAAGTGAAGTACCCAAAGACCTCCTCACTGGCGCACTCCGGCCTCAAGGAACCAATCCTGGTGATCATGGAGCTGGAAAACGGCGTGCTTGTCGACGTAGAGATGAACGTAAACATTCAATTCGGATACCAGGTAGCAACCGAAGCGGTCTTTGAAAAGGGACTTGCCCGCATCGGCCAGCCATCCGGAATGCAGCGCTGGCGCGACGGTGAGTTCTTTGTGAAGGACCATGAGGACTTCACCACCCGTTTCGCCACCGCTTATGACCGTCAGATCCAAAGCTGGGTCGACGCAGTCCACGAAGGCACCCTGGTAGCAGGCCCTAATGCATGGGATGGTTACCTGGTTGCACTGTCTTGTGAAGCCGGTGTGAAAGCCCTAGAGGGCGGCGTTATCCCAGTTGATGCAGCACCTCGCCCAGAGTTCTACGCTTAAGGAGTTTTGAACGTGGTTCGTATTGCCCTTGATCCAACACCTTTCCACCATGATTACGATCTGTTGGATTTCCCCGACGTCACCGCACGATTGGGATATGAATACATGCAGCTAACCCCTCATGTAGATTTCGGTCCTTTCTTCCGCCACCCCAAAGCAGACGATGATCTTGTGGCAGCACTGAAAAAGCGCGCCAAAGATGCCGGAGTCACCATCCCTGCGCTGTTGCCAGTGCAGCGTATTTCCTGGCCAGATGAAACCCAACGTGTTGCAGCAGTACGCAACATCAAGCGCATCATCCAGTTGGCTGTTGATCTGGAAGTAGACACCCTCAACACTGAGTTTTCTGGACGCCCAGAACGCTCTGAGGACTCTGAAGACGCCTTCTACCGCTCCATGGAGGAACTACTTCCCATCCTGGAAAAAGAGGGCATCAAGTTCAATATCGACCCACACCCTGATGATTTCGTAGAAAACGGAATTGAAGCATGGCGAGTCATCCGTGGACTGAAC
Above is a genomic segment from Corynebacterium suranareeae containing:
- the iolD gene encoding 3D-(3,5/4)-trihydroxycyclohexane-1,2-dione acylhydrolase (decyclizing), with amino-acid sequence MAATKRMTVSQALVEFLGHQWTVDGDIRERTIPGMFGIFGHGNVAGIGQALKQYNVEEPDLMPYYQARNEQAMVHQSVGYARMHRRRGTYASAASVGPGATNLITGAALATTNRLPALLLPSDTFATRVADPVLQQLEQPWDIGLTVNDAFRPVSKFFDRVQRPEQLFSIALAAMRVLTDPAETGAVTIALPEDVQAEMLDVPVEFLQDREWHIRRPRPERAALARAVEVIKNAKNPMIIAGGGVLYSDAETQLQALVEQTGIPVGTSQAGGGVLAWDHAQNLGGVGATGTLAANRIAGDADVIIGIGTRYSDFTTASRTAFQNPDVTFININIASFDAYKHGTQLPVIADAREAIVELAEALQGFTVAEDYAQRIAKEKAAWDAEVDKSFAPSGLELPGQPEIIGAVQASTSEKDVIVQAAGSLPGDLHKLWRVRDALGYHVEYAFSCMGYEIAGGIGAKRGLDAAGDDRDVVIMVGDGSYLMLNTELVTAVAEGIKVIVVLIQNHGYASIGHLSETVGSQRFGTWYREYDAEAKNFQGEQILPVDLAMNARSYGMDVIEVEPSANAIEDLKAAMATAKASEKSTFIHINSDPLIYAPDGAGWWDVPVSETSTLDSTNEAREDYLKNQARQRPLLG
- a CDS encoding Gfo/Idh/MocA family protein, whose product is MTKSLRVGVVGAGAMGADHIDRINNRTSGAHISAIIEPDAARAAAAAENAPGAQAFTRIEDAIAADAVDAVLIAVPGQFHEPVLIPALEAGLPILCEKPLTPDSESSLRIVELEQKLDKPHIQVGFMRRFDPEYNNLRKLVESGEAGELLMLRGLHRNPSVGESYTQSMLITDSVVHEFDVIPWLAGSRVVSVEVKYPKTSSLAHSGLKEPILVIMELENGVLVDVEMNVNIQFGYQVATEAVFEKGLARIGQPSGMQRWRDGEFFVKDHEDFTTRFATAYDRQIQSWVDAVHEGTLVAGPNAWDGYLVALSCEAGVKALEGGVIPVDAAPRPEFYA
- a CDS encoding sugar phosphate isomerase/epimerase family protein; the encoded protein is MVRIALDPTPFHHDYDLLDFPDVTARLGYEYMQLTPHVDFGPFFRHPKADDDLVAALKKRAKDAGVTIPALLPVQRISWPDETQRVAAVRNIKRIIQLAVDLEVDTLNTEFSGRPERSEDSEDAFYRSMEELLPILEKEGIKFNIDPHPDDFVENGIEAWRVIRGLNSKQVGFVYVAPHSFHMGDQAEAILPAVGDRLGAVYLSDTFDHHRSHGLRYITNPPGNAVRVHQHLKIGDGDVNFEEIFSLLRSTGYLDREDALLVSNVFAEDEAAEEVSRYQLEKIRSLIDNA
- a CDS encoding CoA-acylating methylmalonate-semialdehyde dehydrogenase — translated: MSEPQIISHWIDGAISPSSSGKTAPVYNPATGQVTANVALASQEEIDATIASATKAAKAWANLSIAKRQAVIFNFRELLNARKGELAEIITSEHGKVLSDAMGEILRGQEVVELATGFPHLLKGAFNENVSTGIDVYSLKQPLGVVGIISPFNFPAMVPMWFFPIAIAAGNAVILKPSEKDPSAALWMAQIWKEAGLPDGVFNVLQGDKLAVDGLLNSPDVSAISFVGSTPIAQYIYETAAKNGKRVQALGGAKNHMLVLPDADLDLVADQAINAGYGAAGERCMAVSVVLAIDSVADELIEKVKERIDTLRIGNGAGDEQGEPHMGPLITDVHRDKVASYVDIAEADGAKIIVDGRNCSVDGHEEGFFFGPTLIDDIPLTSRAYTEEIFGPVLSVVRVSSFDEAIELINSGEFGNGTAIFTNDGGAARRFQNEIEVGMIGINVPIPVPVAYHSFGGWKNSLFGDAKAYGTHGFDFFTREKAVTSRWLDPATHGGINLGFPQNN
- a CDS encoding sugar phosphate isomerase/epimerase family protein — protein: MTTSVPASSKAATVAGENPGLRIGTAPDSWGVWFPEDPKQIPWDRFLDEVVKAGYTWIELGPYGYLPTDANQLEDELGKRGLKLSAGTVFTGFHKGEEQWKRAWDQALDVAGLASKLGAEHLVVIPDLWRSDATSEVLEARTLDDEKWAKLAAGHDRLGKALLEEFGMKQQFHSHADSHIGTTREVLRFLEETDPRYTNLCLDTGHFAYYGGDNVKLIEQHPERIGYLHLKQVDPTLLFDVLKNDTPFAEAVAQGIMIEPPHGVPDLAPIIEAVSKIDSEIFAIVEQDMYGCDIDYPFPIAERTRKHIFGCTHFARVN
- the iolB gene encoding 5-deoxy-glucuronate isomerase; protein product: MRWFHKKGELARDGWQSVVDATTPGWEYTGIRIAELEDGQTLELNETGVERIFIPLQGSFDITHQTYVTHLHGRKSVFDGPTDVLYLPTGSTASISGQGRVAVAEAPTKEPKEWKYIAPAETPVELRGAGRSSRQVHNFGTPEALDAARLIVCEVITPGENWSSYPPHKHDEHIPGHESKLEEIYYFESAPSRVGGREDAADGAFGMFSTYSSPAGEIDINAMVYSGDIALVPYGYHGPAVAAPGYDLYYLNVMAGPDPERIWLINDDPAHAWVRDTWTGQAFDDRLPYERKEG